One region of Epilithonimonas zeae genomic DNA includes:
- a CDS encoding nucleotide exchange factor GrpE: MEENKDIHEESLNTETTNTEATENVNQENVSQQPTAEELLAEEKDRYIRLYAEFENYKKRTQKEKNDFYLYASKDLMTSMLGVLDDFERAIKEISKNGNEAELKGIELIYQKLKSKLVEKGLKVIHVEQGDAFNVDLHEAITSIPAPSEDLKGKIVDVIETGYELHDKVIRFAKVVTGN; encoded by the coding sequence ATGGAAGAAAACAAAGATATACACGAAGAAAGCCTGAATACAGAGACTACAAACACTGAAGCTACGGAAAACGTAAATCAGGAAAATGTGTCACAACAACCGACTGCCGAGGAACTTTTGGCAGAAGAAAAAGACAGATACATCCGTTTGTATGCAGAATTCGAAAACTATAAAAAAAGAACGCAGAAGGAAAAGAACGATTTCTACCTGTATGCCTCTAAAGATTTGATGACATCTATGCTTGGTGTTTTAGATGATTTTGAAAGAGCTATCAAAGAAATTTCCAAAAACGGAAACGAAGCTGAGTTAAAAGGCATCGAATTGATTTACCAAAAACTGAAAAGTAAATTGGTAGAAAAAGGCTTGAAGGTGATCCACGTAGAGCAAGGTGATGCTTTCAACGTAGATTTACACGAGGCTATTACATCTATTCCTGCGCCTTCAGAAGATTTGAAAGGGAAAATCGTCGACGTGATAGAAACGGGCTACGAACTACACGACAAAGTGATTCGATTTGCAAAAGTGGTTACAGGAAACTAA